ttaataataaaacaaatttcgaACAGTAGGAACCAATTCAGAACTTTGtgttttcaaaataatcttCGGTATGTAAATCGGTGTTTcgttatgaataaattttactacCAAATTAATGTACCGAAGCTTAAAATCTACGTGGAACAgtcttgtaaaattaatatagaagttacaaatagtttaattaaagcTACCCCTACTATGCTTCGACGGTATAAAATACAAGTTTGTGATGGCTTAGTCAATTTAAGAGGAAAATAATATGAGCCATTAGTGGATGTGGGTTTGGAAGAATGTATTGTAGATATTTCACATAATGAGCCTCCATAGTAAGGGTCACAACGTATTTTCGCTACTGAAAACTTTCAATATACTAAATGTCTTCAATACATTTTCCATGTTAATGGCTGAAATCCATTTTACGTAATTCGCACGTCACTAAGCATTGTATTTCTGTAACAAGCTGAAACCCAAACAAAAGCTATGTTGAAATAAGCCTTCATTAGCGTCTACAAATTACTTTTGACAAGACCATCCATTGACTTATCAGAGtgctatgttaaatattttagtagagAAAATAATTTGACAATTATTTACTACTAGGAAATATTTACAGTGTatgataaattgaaaattacaattactttatttacaGCATCAACGATTTTTGGTTCCAAATACCTAAGTCTATCAATTCCTATAAGTTAAATTATCAGCTACAAAGAAACTTTGACAATCGATCCGAACAtagattaaatttataattactttacaaactaaatattacTTGTGTTTAAATTgcttaaatatacaaaaaacttaaagtcttcttatttcttataatcagtactaaattatattttttctttcaagcAATTCATTGTAAGTGTAGAAACTTTTATCTGATTTGCAAAAACTGTacttagaatttattaaaaaatttctttgtttacttttgtCCTTGTACAATTTTAATGAACGTCAATTTTATGTCAATTCTAAAATAACATTACGCACACTGTTAATTTAAATTCCCTTAAATATTCATCACTTCAATAAGAAAATTGCGCTATGTACATCTGCTTTTATAATCCAAAGTGCTACAACGTGATGCTGACAGCAAATAGTATTATCAAATTAAAGGTCAAAGGTACCGTTTCGCTTGACGAAGCCTTGTAATATTTCACTTCATCCTGAGTGGGAGGTGAGTAAGTGGCTTCATAAACTAAGCGATTAGGGCACGGTAACATTTCGGCCGGAATCTCTAGTAATCGACGTCGATACTCCACTTTTGATTCATCGGCATCATTCTCTTGATCTTGCATCGTATCTTCATATTGTTTCTCTTCAACAACGTCATCATCTTCATAATCATTGTCGAAAACCTTTCTAGGACCAATTTGATTGATTCTTTGAGGTCTTTCGttgtttttatctattttgttAGAGGCGCTGGATTTGAGTTTTACATCGGTGACGCAACTAAGTCGACTGAGAGAGGCTTTAACTCTTTTACTTTTTGTCTCGTTTCGCAGTTTATACATCCAGGATAATCGACAATCACAAGTTAATTTGTTACCTGTGaacaaaaatatagtataagttTGATCCAATATTTGTACAAGAACTAAACTGAATTTAGAAGTTGAGTTCGCTTTCAATATTGCTTTGGAACAGAGTAATCAATATTCCAAGTAAATATGTCAAACGGTGAGCAGATGTCAGTTGGACGTAACATTCTGAAATGTTTGAAGCTTTTACCAATTTAacgttaaatattaatgtattattgtaaattaacgCCCTTAGTATTAAGAGGGTAGACAGAAGCGCATTACACCTAAGACTTAAAGATCTTATTCACTCCCCAAACTAGTCgtttcatcaatattttcaattttccgCAATTAATCTCaataataatcttataataattacattatgtttactacacgttaataaaacaaaaacatcgaATAAACCATCTCCACAGTCCGCGTAAATAAATCCAAGCGAGTAATGGAAGCAATAAAGTAACCAAATATCTGGAAGCAAAAAACGGCACAAATCTAAACGGAAGAGCGGAACACGGcgaaatttgtattaaatcatAACAAACAATGCTAGAACTGCTGGCTAGTGTTTAAAACATCTACTGACCGCAAAATATAGGACCATTAAAGTGTCACAGCACCGGCCGTGGTATATTACGAACTGAATTATGTTTTCTGCTACTAATATACATTGGGTGGTACTCTTAACTTCATTAATGGATGGGGAGTGTGGTATGCGTTAATACTTGGTAGTGAGAAGAGGGTGATAATCaattggggggggggggggattaattaagattataagataaagatattataatataccaaattatatattttccaagaATTATGTCTTAGAATGCTGTTAGGATGTTgtagtttttttgtgtatcTTAAActaaatttcgttttttttccACCATTTATCTCTTGTCCACGCTGTCTTACGGTAATTCGTATGCGAGTGCAAATTGATATATCTGTAACTATTTCTGCTTGCAAACCGATATGTTATGTATCAAGTTATGTAACTCCTACCAATTCAATTACGACGCATTAAGATACTTTAGAGAAGGTTCCGCGGAGCTATCTTAGTGCTCTTAAAcatctgttttattattattaaatataggtatctcaaagtaaacataaatgctatcaaatacaacaaaatgaaAGAGGATTGTTTGATATAGCGTTATATTACACTTTTATGAAGACCGATGATATTTGGTACCAAAATGCATCagcatttattacttttattcagcgcaaaagtacaatttattttaggtacagcaaatatactagttaatttaataatattcaatacagTGCTAAGTAAGTTATAattctcaaaacaaaataaagagcATATTCATGTCACGCTAGAATGTCAGAAAAACGAACAcaattagaaaattaattaattgctaaCATATCAAAACatctgaaataattataaaattcattctttCAAGTTGAGATGTCGTTGCAAACGAACCAACTGATCAACATAACAACTTAATTATTCCACTAAAGGAGCGAGTCATGTGGTTTCGTTTAATTAAGTTTTCTGACAGATGTCGCTGTGAATGGAGCGACTTTCACGAGTGGAACTTGTTTAAAGTTCAACTGCTAAGGCTTGCTTATTCAAATGCTTTTCGAATTTAAACCAAATGGTATTGCGATAGCCTTTAGTCTTTGTTTGCAATATCGAATTTACGTTCTAGATTGCTGTGTTCAGTGATTGATTCCTTTTGTTTCTTATACGTGgacggtaaagtgaccccactgcacctgatggagaggggtccaatacagtatcgactgacaagagatgattacccctcagcagtcgacacaattatgccggcctgttgaaaccggatatacacaggctgatcccagaacttacacttacgtggaccattatggcgggatttaacaccttgtgtacgttggtcgctatctcggcggatataaaatatatcctaccaccagcgattATCCCTGTTTTTATGCTGGGTGGGAAACGTGATGATCAAGTTACTCGCCTCATGGTAAGCGTTACTGGTCTTATATTACGACTGCTCTTAAACGATAGACTATAAATTGTCTATGCGAcacatagaatataatatatatcgaaACCGTTAATGACTAATAATTGACTACTATGTCCTTGAAACCAATACAAAGTACTAACACACTATCGATTGGCAGAAGAAGGTAAAGTTGTAGCACCTAAACGGGTTTTAATATAGACGAAGCCTATCACTGAATTAGTTAACATTGtcatataaaatgtacattgtatttaaaaacctaaaagCCTAGAACATTAGAATGTCGAGTCTGAAAAAAAGCCCtcaaaatacatttagtttacAGTTTGAAAAACAAAGCACTCATAAAAATGCTTTTTGTAagctaaattaaaaactttgtttAACATCAAATTGGGTTAATTAGAATAGAGGTCACTTAAAGTTATTAGAAgactacatttatttattaaaaactaaaatgtttgatataaaacaatttaaaagcaAAGGGCAATAGAGCAAGGTTCTGAATTCTTTGTGCATCGTGAATAATCATTATCTGCCACAAAGTATCCCACAGTCCCACAGTCTGCCACATAGTATGTCTCTAAACATAGGCGTCCTACAAAAATTTCCAGACGATAACTTTCTCTATCAATTTCAttattacacataataaaaaaaacaataatttttacacGTCGATGTTAtcaaaaaaatacgaatattcaattaattaaaagcCCAATACGAATTATGTAAACTTCGATGAATTATTACGTTTAATGAGTTCATGTCCCGGAAAGTTAAGACAAGATTTTGTTAGAAACGATGTGAGAGCAATAAAACTTGTAAGCCTCCCCGTAAATTAATAACAGAAGAAATTGGGAACTGAACAaacagatataaattaaaacaaagttatCGGAATCCAACTCACCGTCGAGAGAGATTACGGCATAATTCGACTTCATGTTTTCCAGAACATTTTGCATAACCTCATACTTCAATGTTTCCAAGTTGTTGTTCCTCAAGTCCAATACATTCAACTTTTGAACGTCGTCCAAAATTCCTTCATCCAATGTCACCAACTTATTATCGGCCAACGAAAGTTTCCTTAACTGAGTCAATCCACCTAAACCCCGTTCGTCTATGAGCTCTATTTCGTTCCCGTCCAGGTAAAGTTCTTGGAGACTCCAAAGTTCCGCGAACGCGAGGTCTCCTATCATccttaatttattgtttctCATATCTAACATAATAAGATTGGACAGTCCTTGGAAGTTTTCGCGGATGACAACTGTCAACAGATTGTTGTCCAAATCTAACCTGATTAAATTGTTTAGATGTTTGAAACATCCGTCGTGCAGAACGCTGAGCGTGTTCTTCGATAAGTACAACCGTTGCAAATTGGGAAGGACGTAAAAAACGTCCCGTTTCAATTCCGATATCTGATTTTCCACTAAGCTGACGTTTGACAGCATTATCAGATGAGCGAACGACATCTTTTCGAGTTTCGCTATTTTGTTCTTAGGCAAAGTTATTTCCCGCAGCGTCGTCGAGTTTGTGAAGGCAAATGACGGTATGCTATAGATATTGGCGTATTGTATGTTTAGATACTGAAGGCGTTCAAGCCTGACGATCACTTTGGCGGGGACGTACGTCAATCCGCCGTCGGCTCGGACGTTGAAAGTCAGCTTTTCGATTTTCGGTTGAGAGTAAAAATTTGACCAAAACGGATCGTCTTCAGCTATTCCTCCGTTGAAGACCCAGCAATCGGCTTTAGTAGCGGTCTTTATCTTAATACTTTCACAATAGCAATGTACCTTCGACCCTCTGTCTTGTATATCGCAGATGTTAACGTAATGAGAGTAAACACTCTTGTCATTCTTCCATCGTCTTTTGTCATTCTGCCGACTCTCAGTGACATTTATTTCGACCGTTGCGAACGCAATCATCAAGATGAAGTATTTAAGGTCCATTATTCCGGTTCACATCGGAGATGTTATCTGTAACAAAGAAATAGGTTTCATTAGTATCCTTTGTCTTATTTTATTACCGTTTGTTTCGTGCATTAGCGAACTTGTCGATTAGATCTTGAATCGTGATGCCATTAAGCGGGTGCTTAATTAACGTAATTGTATTTTAAGGAAAGTTAGCGATATATTTGATTCCGATACTTGAATATTCAGCGTCTTTAAATGtttgcataataattttgtcTCGATTTTTTAGGTACACGGCTAATATactccacagcacctgatggtaagtagaatgtggtctaatagaatgtcgattaacTAGAGGTGATTATCCGTCGACAatagatacaattatgccggcctgttggaaccggataaccacaggctgatcccgaaaaacctttaacaccttgtttacggtcgctatccgggcgaatataaaacatatcccaACTCTACATTTGTTTCCTTCAGTTAATTCAATGTCGTTGTATTATTGTAGCGTATAACATTTATGATTCGGCACGTCTATTCTATTTAGAACGTTGGAGTGATAAGGGCGCTTGTCATAGATATAcgaaaatataagttttatctcagaacacaataaataaatattttgcacattgataatatagaaaaacaagtatagactttgtttttttatagaaggaaagaaatacctttaaaatatacaCAACATTGACTAGCGTACAAATTTGactgtaaaaaataactttaaatatataatgactAGCGTACGAATCTGATTGACTGTAAAACAAGAGGCTGTGAGTTCATTACCCGCCTTGGGACATTTTATTTGCGAGCATATTTGGTTTTGgtattgttttaatgttcctgatacaaactttacttatatattatcaGTAATATGTATCAAAAGACATCCAATTTTTTACTATTCTACTTTCGgatgaaaaaaatcataaaagtgTGGCAAAATCGAGCAATTTGGCAATTAATAGTCTCTTTCTACCCCTGTAGATATAGGCGTAACATTATGCAAGTATGTACCTTCAGATAATTCAGCAATAAATGAACGTaagtaatgcaaataaaaatctCACTTCCTTTGCATGATATCAAGAATAAAACCCATGAGGATAATGTCCTAAAATTAGCTGCGCTTCATTAAAAGCCATCTCTAATTTAACGTTTAATAACCGGACCCCGAGTAATCTATTACGAAACGTCTCCATGTCCATAATTGAGTTTTATTGAAGGATGCAGGCGAGACTAAGACGTTAATAAAACGATATTAAAACGTTAATTTGTTGATAAGATACTTCGTTTGAAAATGCATGACGCATACCAATGTATGTTTACATTGACATATTTTGTCAGTAgctgttttgtttgtttacattttttttaatttaatgaaccCTTAGGACATGGTGGAAAATTAATGGCACACGTAGCAATGGTGACACGTTACAAAATAATTCAGGCACTTTAGTAATATGCTATATATTGTATATGCTTCCTTTGGACTTCACTTTGCTCAACATCAAATGCAATGAAGCTACTTCGCtccgataaaaaaaacagtcgaGTCATGaaaaagtcgctaaaaaggGGTACtcggatatttaattatttatttatttgcaagaaTCATTGTAACAGTTACAGGTTTCATCGTTTTCACGGCATgcaaatttatttgtagatcGATAAAACTTTTGTGGATAGATAAAACTGGATGGCATGttaaaactcatatttattttttataaataaagcaacGTTTACCAATAAAGATTCGCCATTCCTGCCCTAGGAGGTTTATTAAATTAGGGATCGAGGAGTGAAAATGGAACTatagcaggccggcataattgtgcctgCTGTCGGATGCCTTCACCTCTTACCGGTCACCGTTTTCCTTGGACTTCAATTAAAACCAGATGCAGTGTTATGTCGcgctaattataaaaacaattaattagtaGTAATAGTAGCAGGCACGAAGGGTCCTTATAACTTCAAAGTCCttcttccctttcgtaacttataaAATCTTATTGATCATTAGAACGACTTGCACTATTATTGCATATTTCAAGTAGGCCACTAAATAGTAGTGTAATTATAACTAAAGAAAGAATACGATTTAATTTCATTCAACAGTatcgcaaatataaaaaaatcgttcaACAATGCTCAATATTAATTCGTGCACGTGACCAATTAAGAAATTCGCCCCAAATCAAGCCATAAGCGTCACGTGCTAACCTGATGTGCAATTAACAAACTCATTCACTAACAagcgaatattttaatattttaatcgatAAATCCGAACActactacaataaaatatgggCCAATTTCAACTAAGGATCAATTAAGTCGAAAAGTTGTAGCGAAAGCGTGGGCCGTAATGTCCATTAAATTTCATTTGGTTGTAGCCCATGACCCGTAGTGTCCGGAACTCGGTTTATGAGTAAGTGCCGGCGGAACGCTGTGACGTATTTACGTTGTGGCCAGGGACGGATTTGGAGGATGAATTTAGTAAAGTCCATTTTCGGAATTTGCTACGGATTTATTGGTTGTTGGattctaaataacaatttcgCTTGAAATGTAAATACTGTAACGGTTTTCTAGGTGAtttctatgaattataaaagaaattaaaaagcccgataaaatccgaaaaaaaagtttaattttaacgtttaacattcgtgtaaacatgatttctatgaataaaaattcgaatacgaaaaaaaattaagtataaaaatgtatatctgTATGAAatcatgtattaaaataatggtGATATATCCGTCTACTATTAATGTTATTGACGTGAAGCGAATTAGAGTGAGGAACAGAATATTAACATGTGATGTTTTAGAAACGCCACGTATTTTTTTAGCTTTAGAGCTAAATGATGACCAACGAATGTTAAGTGACGGTTGGAAATAAGTGCCTTAGGCTCGGCGCGTATATTATATAGCGGTCCGCAGCGCAGATAAAAAGAATACACAATTTTCCTGTAGAATTTATGTTGAGCCAGCTATATGAGATGATATTATTGACTGACTAAAACTGTATGTAAAATAACAGCTTTTATAAGCAATTAGACTAAAACTGTATGTAAAATAACCGCTTTTATTAACGTCAGTATGATTTTCAAAACCCTAATCACCCCTCGAATTCCTAATACCTTTACCTTAAAGGACAACCGCATGATGCTTTTGCTACGCGTTTATAGGCAGTGTATATCACTTAACAAAAGGACCTATCTATAAAACCTCCCTAACAATAAGGAAGAACGTAAACGTTAAGCAATAAGTTTACGCATACCCTATAGCGCTACGAAGATAATACTAATTCGGTTAAGTAATTCGAAACAGAAGCGGGGCCCTGACCCCCTAATGAACCGCCCCTGCGCACTAAAGACGACATGTTTATACCTTCTTATAATTAACGTGGAATAATAGGAAAACTAACTAGATGTGGCGTGTTGGGCGCAGTATAAACCCGATAAATATCAAAGATTACGTTGTTagtgaattttgtatttttttcggtaagtttgatttttttaactctTTTATAGTGAATTCTGTGATTTTTTTTCTCGGTTAGTTTGAAATACACTTCTAGAAGACTAACAGCGTTGGTTATCTGAATAGTCGTtaatgctaatattatttatttacgagaatcgttttttttttcaataactcaaaaaaaaatattgtgactaactttaacagttttaattatatgaGAACTAATAAAATCGCAATAAATAAGAGTTCTATCGAAGGAAATTTAGAACATAACATTACATGAATCGtaaatctaatatatatattttatttgccattACTGCTaggctacaaataaaaaaatatattaaacatatttttccttCTTCTTCAAATCTTACCATCATAATTCAATCTATAAATAACGTCTAATCTCCACTCATCTGATAGCATATCTAGCAAAATTACAAAGTAGATAATTAAGGGTGTGCATTGTGCACAGCAAGGCTCGTGAAAACATCCTTTTGACTAACGGACTGTGTAACTGGGACCGCGTGCCGGGGGACGATcgcttaataaatttatattcagaCGCGGCCGGGCTTACAGCGGGAAAGGGACTATGGCATGAGCGGCAGCGTGTTTCGTCATATTAACGTTAAATCCGCGATATTAGCTTATTTCTCTCGTTATTGTTAACTCGTATCTagtttttataactataaatggGCCTATAGATCTTTTTGTGTACttagattgtaatttaatttagtaaatgaCTGTTTGTGtcctaaatacaataaaatatttactcgaTAAAGAGATAGGTTAACTGCATACTGATCCAGTGATGTTACAAAAATACGCTTAATGATTAAATTCGtttgttaaataacaaaataaatctatcTCAGTAAAATCAAATCTAGCTTCAGTTTTAGAAGTAAAAACAAACgacttttcatattataaaacatttcccCTCCCTGCTGCGGTACGTCGTACGCAATAATCTCAATAAATATCTAACGGAATTTCATGGGTTTCCTTTTCACCAATGGACGGGTGATTCCGTAGGAAGGATTCTGTGTATTATTCGTCGATGATTTGTAGGAAAACAAAAAACAGGGATTTTATGCTCGGCTGCTCTTACGAAGCCGCGGCGGGTATATGacagatagttttttttttatattaagatatttgCATATTGTTAGCGAACAAGGCAAACTACTTAACATATTTGGATGAATTATAATTGGACACTAAGATCCATCACATAGATACAGCATTTTCTGGATTACCCCATAGGCTATTTTAATGTCGGTAATGCGTTCCTACTAAACTTTAATTCCAGGAAAATACTTTTACTATCCAACAAAACCAATAAACAATAGATTGAACCCAATTTAATACTCCAAATTAACATGGCTAGCATTTATCGTTATCCGCTGCATAAAAGACCATACCTCACACATTACACATTCAACTTTAAGCCGTATATCCTCGCGATTAAGGTTCAAACGAGCTTGTGGAGTCCAggtgtaatattttatgacacGCGGCTTATGAGGGTGGAAAGTCGATAAACAAGTGAGATTAGGTACttattatgtattctttgtttGTTGATTACACGGTTAGTTTAAGATGGTAGGTTTATGGTGTGAGTGATATTGCGAcgtgtgaattttattttgggAGGTTATAGTGTCTGAATACGGATGTTAAGTGTTTTAgcattataattagtataaaaaatattctttactagcttttgccggcGCTTCGCCCGCCTgaaggttttccgggataaaagtcccgctataaattttactgggatagaaagtagcctataatctttccaagatcttaaactatctccatacaaaatttaataaaaatccgttgagtagattttgagaaaatcgataacatacacacagacagaaaccgggactttgttttatattatgtattatcataatatgtatCTCTCTGTCTCTTTCTCTCCCTCTCTTACCTATATCTACTTTATAACATGCAGCAACTTATTCTATTttgaagtataataaaattattttaacttagtaaaaaaaaagtattatcttCATATCAAACGTATTACAAAACTCTTTAATCGCACACAACATCACAcatattaaacagattttaatgCAGTTTCCATTACTAATCTTGATTGAAAGCAGTAACCATATGAACTAAAAGATATCaggaaaatactttaaaaaaataaatataattccgCACCGACACACGAatcgaataaaattaaaatcaaaaatatatcatccGTAATCCGCAACACTCATTAATACATAAATGTCGGATGACCTAATAAAGTGACCTCACCCGGCCCGGCTCAAAtagttatacattttatttcaaccCGCCAACGTCCAACTTGCAACGTCATGTTGGATGTTGTATGGTTTACTTACATGTTAGGATTTCATTACGTTTCGCAATTTCCaacatgtatttatatttaaacaatgttttatactattagtcggacttataaacttgttttagcgttaagaggttaagaattgcttaaatagctgtcaaaaacatcaccggttagtagtttaaaccttatttagaGGCAacatggcgggttttgacttacagctgatcgagtaaatttgtgttttaacgaAGCATAGCTTAGAGTAACTAACTGTATATGTATTAGTGGATtccctaagatgtttttatcaACAATACCTTGGTAGCGTCGTATTGGATACCCTGTACAATAATATGACACCACTCTTGAgccctgggttcgagtcccgagTCGGGCAGTGTTTttgtgggtgtcctggttgtctaccccttcggtcatacaggcgtgatgtgtgattgtttaattttttttccgactgtACTGTAATTAATTTGGAAGTTTAGCATACAGACTTACTAACCCCTATTTTTTCAACCCGGAAAATTTGacagttaaattttatatcgGGACACGTCTTAATTAGGCGGAGCCGTGAACAAAACATTGTTCTAACACACGataatattgatttcttatgtttacgcaaatgttagacattaaattaaactatttttcggattttatcgcggttctaatgttttagttttctcccgacgtttcgaagactttgtagctttCCTGGTCACGGGGGGTACTGAgctgttgttcatccgcaaagtcaaagttacaatatctaactacattttacaattattaaactttttaaattttatctgttggtggtccgatctacgcagaatgacctcacagtgtcttgaagtcggtaaaatccgaaaaatacttaaattttaacaCCATAATAAAATCCTATAATTAAGAATTCACGCTTAATCATCACAATAACAACTTAAACATTGGCATTCCTTCGACACGACCAACTTATAATTAGATTAAGAataagaatttgctaatttagTTCTCCAATAAATCACTGAGCAAATTAACTTCGATCCGGGACCCATCTTAATTAAAGTATCTACGTCTACCGTGGGACCTAGGTCAACCATTCTGCAGACGCTGAAAGCATGCTACTATCTAGATTGTCTTTATTTGGGGTAatgttttatctataatatattagggACTAGCTTTTGGTGTTCGTGGAAGTTAGTTACAGAAAAAAGCAACCATACTATCTTGTTACTAGTCGTGTtttattgtcccactgctgggcacaggcccaCAGAGGGTATATCATTAGTCCGTCACGCTGGCCATTAAATTAGCAAATTTggtataccttcgaaattctaatTTACAATGCCTAGGTATGTAGATGTCCTtataatgttttccttcaacgttaaagcgaatgataataaattaaaaaccttatttaaggaataatgtagctatattttattaaagagcttTTGAAATCGCCTCAGTAGTTCCCAGGTGATATCGTCCAGGCAATATCGTGTTAAAATCTAATCAATATGCTAAACCTACCAATCAAAGTCATAAACCTTTCGATGCATATACGCTGGTTGAGTAAAAATCGTATAATCTACTTactttaatgtattttgaaaaaaaaatttagtcaTACACAtaagctaatattatttattaaagtacttGTATATCTATGCAGTCGATCTTGTCGCAGTTCCTAAACATTTCGGATTTAAAGAGGGAAACTTCTAACAAAATACGATTCGAATGTGAACTTTTAATGATCTTTCTTGGTACTCGACGGTCGGAGTCATTTTGTTCAATttaagtaaaaacattttaaggaATAGAAAACTCAAGGTTCTctcaatttaattgtaaaaataaaactttaacatttttatttgatgtcTCTTtagtaataaatgaatttaaaacgataCGAGTTTAACCATATGATTGttcaaccctctcaggaatcatgaaatattatattatacttagtcatagtataattttgtatagg
The nucleotide sequence above comes from Manduca sexta isolate Smith_Timp_Sample1 chromosome 11, JHU_Msex_v1.0, whole genome shotgun sequence. Encoded proteins:
- the LOC115452576 gene encoding connectin; this encodes MDLKYFILMIAFATVEINVTESRQNDKRRWKNDKSVYSHYVNICDIQDRGSKVHCYCESIKIKTATKADCWVFNGGIAEDDPFWSNFYSQPKIEKLTFNVRADGGLTYVPAKVIVRLERLQYLNIQYANIYSIPSFAFTNSTTLREITLPKNKIAKLEKMSFAHLIMLSNVSLVENQISELKRDVFYVLPNLQRLYLSKNTLSVLHDGCFKHLNNLIRLDLDNNLLTVVIRENFQGLSNLIMLDMRNNKLRMIGDLAFAELWSLQELYLDGNEIELIDERGLGGLTQLRKLSLADNKLVTLDEGILDDVQKLNVLDLRNNNLETLKYEVMQNVLENMKSNYAVISLDGNKLTCDCRLSWMYKLRNETKSKRVKASLSRLSCVTDVKLKSSASNKIDKNNERPQRINQIGPRKVFDNDYEDDDVVEEKQYEDTMQDQENDADESKVEYRRRLLEIPAEMLPCPNRLVYEATYSPPTQDEVKYYKASSSETVPLTFNLIILFAVSITL